From a single Paenibacillus sp. FSL W8-0426 genomic region:
- a CDS encoding transglutaminase domain-containing protein: protein MWVRERKSSVLPSFPVGEVAWQTTGARPELPMVASIPWAFRLPISALVLILSMEWIHPVTSSGQEGSERFLSVMFGMSAVLLMMGLLRTSLMTGIVLRIPVVLVSLSLMYGGNHPAEWAWSYPATLNADLGAWMGSGRFSAMSTETKGLLMLCGWSMLLASVQYLVLMRRSVMLFGMGTMLYLLLLEALVGFDAFGSIVRSVLWLLSIQGLLQFLRITGGGGAYRWRARTYGAWCGIAMGSAAFLILVSTLPIQLGTVAPAERISLSRMAESLAKWAGYAPSGSIPASLSVTGYGTVDAPMGAPLTQGEEIVFTARSPKATYWRGETRSFYNGNSWSDAEQRFKHADPSGLLRVDGWENQAYWTRIRQTITMQREWRGPSPLFTGGVPVRFTFLDRNSGHEPSGRELLSNEDTGTLWLAGAAGSAGGVQAYTVDVMIPSAAPEQLRSLVAMHGSGDPAPVRRTYLQLPDTLPQRVRDLASDIVRESETRYDAVQAVKTYLGQHASYTLDTRMPPRGTDFVDDFLFVTHAGYCNHFSTAMVVLLRAEGIPARWVKGFAPGEPDPQVPDRYVITQGDAHSWVEVYFPGAGWIPFEATPGFGPAPGADAGAAAAAGQQPGEVAPPPQEHGGGMGSAGAWLHARARELAADPWPAAALAAAALLLAAGAFRMRRLRPALRLWLLLAWPRSSFPDRERLLRAAAPVWAALARRYGPRPEGMTLREYAASAPVAAGADSADVARFAADWERLLYGPERPLRADSLDFLRRALRLARHHRAS, encoded by the coding sequence ATGTGGGTGCGTGAACGAAAAAGCTCTGTTCTGCCATCATTCCCGGTTGGGGAGGTCGCTTGGCAAACGACCGGGGCCCGTCCGGAGCTTCCGATGGTCGCCTCGATCCCCTGGGCGTTCAGGCTGCCGATATCCGCTCTGGTGCTGATCCTTTCCATGGAGTGGATTCATCCGGTCACGTCCTCCGGACAGGAGGGGAGCGAGCGTTTTTTGAGCGTCATGTTCGGCATGTCGGCCGTGCTTCTCATGATGGGTTTGCTGCGTACGAGCTTGATGACGGGCATCGTGCTGCGAATCCCGGTTGTGCTGGTCTCGTTATCCCTGATGTATGGAGGGAATCACCCTGCAGAATGGGCATGGTCATATCCGGCAACGCTGAATGCGGATTTGGGCGCATGGATGGGAAGCGGCCGATTTAGCGCGATGAGCACGGAAACGAAAGGTTTGCTCATGCTCTGTGGATGGAGCATGCTGCTGGCTTCCGTGCAGTATCTCGTTTTGATGCGACGCAGCGTCATGCTGTTTGGCATGGGCACGATGCTGTATTTGCTATTGCTCGAAGCATTGGTGGGGTTCGATGCCTTTGGTTCCATCGTGCGGTCCGTCTTATGGTTGTTGAGCATTCAAGGTTTGCTGCAATTTTTGCGCATTACCGGCGGAGGGGGGGCATACCGCTGGCGGGCCAGAACATACGGTGCATGGTGCGGCATAGCGATGGGGTCCGCAGCGTTTCTTATCCTGGTATCAACGCTTCCCATCCAGTTGGGAACGGTGGCTCCGGCCGAACGGATCTCCTTGAGCCGAATGGCCGAAAGCCTGGCCAAATGGGCAGGATATGCTCCATCGGGAAGCATTCCTGCCTCCTTGTCCGTCACCGGATATGGTACGGTGGATGCACCGATGGGCGCGCCGTTAACCCAAGGAGAAGAGATTGTGTTCACGGCTCGCAGCCCTAAGGCAACCTATTGGCGGGGGGAGACCCGTTCCTTTTATAACGGAAATTCCTGGAGCGATGCGGAGCAGCGCTTCAAGCATGCCGATCCCTCAGGTCTGCTGCGGGTTGATGGCTGGGAAAATCAGGCTTACTGGACCCGTATCCGGCAAACGATCACCATGCAGCGGGAGTGGCGGGGTCCGAGCCCGCTTTTTACGGGAGGTGTTCCGGTTCGTTTTACCTTTCTGGATCGCAACAGCGGGCACGAACCGAGTGGCCGGGAATTGCTCTCTAATGAAGATACAGGAACGTTATGGCTGGCAGGGGCTGCCGGAAGTGCGGGCGGAGTGCAGGCATATACGGTGGATGTCATGATACCATCCGCTGCACCGGAACAGCTTCGGTCGCTTGTCGCCATGCATGGGAGCGGCGATCCTGCGCCAGTTCGCAGAACGTATCTTCAACTGCCGGACACGCTTCCGCAGCGCGTGCGTGACCTTGCATCCGACATCGTTCGGGAAAGCGAGACCCGGTATGATGCCGTTCAGGCGGTGAAAACGTATCTCGGTCAGCATGCGTCATACACGCTGGATACCCGCATGCCTCCGCGTGGAACGGATTTCGTAGACGATTTCCTGTTCGTGACCCATGCCGGGTATTGCAACCATTTCTCTACGGCGATGGTTGTGCTGCTGCGTGCGGAAGGCATTCCCGCGCGGTGGGTGAAAGGTTTTGCCCCCGGAGAACCGGATCCGCAGGTTCCGGATCGTTATGTTATCACCCAGGGGGATGCCCATTCCTGGGTGGAGGTGTATTTTCCCGGCGCGGGCTGGATTCCGTTTGAAGCAACGCCGGGATTCGGGCCGGCGCCAGGCGCTGATGCGGGCGCTGCGGCGGCCGCCGGGCAGCAGCCCGGCGAAGTTGCCCCGCCGCCGCAGGAGCATGGCGGCGGCATGGGCAGTGCGGGCGCGTGGCTGCACGCACGCGCCCGGGAGCTTGCCGCGGACCCGTGGCCCGCGGCAGCCCTTGCGGCAGCGGCGCTGCTGCTCGCCGCCGGCGCGTTCCGCATGCGGCGGCTTCGCCCCGCGCTGCGGCTGTGGCTGCTGCTGGCGTGGCCGCGCAGCAGCTTTCCGGACCGCGAGCGGCTGCTGCGCGCCGCCGCTCCGGTCTGGGCCGCGCTCGCGCGCCGGTACGGCCCGCGGCCGGAGGGCATGACGCTGCGGGAGTATGCAGCGTCTGCCCCCGTGGCCGCGGGCGCGGACAGCGCGGACGTCGCGCGGTTCGCAGCCGACTGGGAACGGCTGCTGTACGGGCCTGAGCGTCCGCTGCGCGCGGACAGCCTCGATTTCCTGCGCCGGGCGCTGCGCCTGGCCCGGCACCACCGGGCCTCCTGA
- the guaA gene encoding glutamine-hydrolyzing GMP synthase, protein MNKQNEIVVVLDFGGQYNQLIARRIRDLGVYSELLPYNTPAEKIAELSPKGIVFSGGPSSVYAENAPHVDPAVYDLGLPIFGICYGMQLMAQQLEGKVERAEKREYGKADLAFAPGAALAKGIEGEHTVWMSHGDHVVTLPPGFKLDAGTESAPIAAMSNDERKLYAVQFHPEVQHSVRGNEMIRNFLYEICGCEGNWSMETFIEDTVNDIREKVGDGKVLCALSGGVDSSVVAALIHRAIGDQLTCMFIDHGLLRKGEAESVMETFVGKFDMKVVKIDAQERFLSKLAGVDDPEQKRKIIGNEFIYVFDEESKKFDDFEFLAQGTLYTDIVESGTATAQTIKSHHNVGGLPEDMNFKLIEPLSALFKDEVRKVGTECGLPDEIVWRQPFPGPGLAIRVLGEVTEEKLKIVRDSDYILREEIIKAGLGREIWQYFTALPNMKSVGVMGDARTYSYTVGIRAVTSIDGMTADWARIPWDVLEKISVRIVNEVDNVNRIVYDVTSKPPATIEWE, encoded by the coding sequence ATGAACAAGCAAAATGAAATTGTGGTTGTCCTTGACTTCGGGGGCCAGTACAACCAATTGATCGCCAGAAGAATCCGGGATCTGGGCGTGTACAGCGAGCTTTTGCCGTACAACACACCGGCTGAGAAAATTGCGGAATTGTCGCCGAAAGGGATCGTATTCTCCGGAGGTCCATCCAGCGTGTACGCAGAGAATGCGCCGCACGTCGATCCGGCCGTTTACGATCTGGGACTTCCGATCTTCGGGATCTGCTACGGCATGCAGCTTATGGCGCAGCAGCTCGAAGGTAAAGTGGAGCGCGCCGAGAAACGCGAGTATGGTAAAGCAGACCTGGCATTTGCTCCGGGCGCTGCCCTGGCTAAAGGCATCGAAGGCGAGCACACGGTATGGATGAGCCATGGAGACCACGTCGTTACGCTTCCTCCAGGATTCAAACTGGATGCAGGTACGGAAAGTGCGCCAATCGCGGCGATGAGCAATGACGAGCGCAAATTGTATGCAGTCCAGTTCCACCCGGAAGTACAGCACTCCGTGCGCGGTAATGAAATGATTCGCAACTTCCTGTACGAAATTTGCGGTTGCGAAGGCAACTGGAGCATGGAAACGTTCATCGAGGATACCGTTAACGATATTCGCGAAAAAGTGGGCGACGGCAAAGTGCTCTGCGCGCTCAGCGGCGGCGTGGATTCTTCCGTTGTAGCTGCGTTGATCCACAGAGCGATCGGCGACCAACTGACATGTATGTTCATCGATCACGGTTTGCTGCGCAAAGGCGAAGCCGAAAGCGTTATGGAGACCTTTGTTGGCAAGTTTGACATGAAAGTGGTCAAAATCGACGCACAGGAACGTTTCCTGTCCAAATTGGCGGGCGTTGACGATCCGGAACAAAAACGCAAAATCATCGGTAACGAATTCATCTACGTCTTTGACGAAGAGTCCAAAAAATTCGATGATTTCGAATTCCTGGCTCAAGGTACGCTGTACACGGATATCGTAGAGAGCGGCACGGCTACGGCTCAAACGATCAAGTCTCACCATAACGTGGGCGGTTTGCCTGAAGACATGAACTTCAAATTGATTGAGCCATTGAGCGCTCTGTTCAAGGACGAAGTTCGCAAAGTGGGAACAGAATGCGGTCTGCCGGACGAAATCGTATGGCGTCAGCCATTCCCGGGCCCGGGTCTTGCGATCCGCGTGCTTGGCGAAGTTACGGAAGAAAAGCTGAAAATCGTACGGGATTCCGATTACATCCTGCGTGAAGAAATCATTAAGGCCGGACTGGGCCGCGAAATCTGGCAGTACTTTACGGCGCTGCCTAACATGAAGAGCGTTGGCGTTATGGGTGACGCGCGTACGTATTCCTACACCGTAGGTATTCGTGCGGTGACTTCCATCGACGGCATGACGGCGGACTGGGCACGTATCCCTTGGGACGTGCTGGAGAAAATCTCCGTGCGCATCGTCAACGAAGTGGACAACGTCAACCGGATCGTGTATGACGTAACGTCCAAACCACCTGCAACAATAGAGTGGGAATAG
- a CDS encoding ArsR family transcriptional regulator, whose protein sequence is MKIDLNEKNLHIFEALSSNVRIQIVHLLSKKSMNIKELAEALGLSSAIMTMHIKKLEKAGVVESAMAPGKGGAAQKVCSLNMDTLEIAFPTKDVIPREIRKTEISVGHFTDLQIKPTCGICTRDSIIGIFDDPRYFLDPDRLKAKILWFGQGYIEYKIPNYLMGDENPEELEISMEISSEAPLTNNNWPSDITFIVNGVEVGMWTSPGDFGGKGKLNPPWWFESVNQYGLLKHLIIKKEGTFMDGVKLSDVSIDDIGIRNSYWSLRIAVKEDAEHIGGVTLFGQGFGNHNQDIIFRLYYTQQEEKPE, encoded by the coding sequence TTGAAAATCGACCTGAACGAAAAAAACCTGCATATTTTTGAAGCACTCTCCAGCAACGTGCGCATCCAAATCGTGCACCTGCTGTCCAAAAAATCGATGAATATAAAAGAACTGGCCGAAGCTCTCGGCCTTAGCAGCGCCATCATGACCATGCATATCAAGAAACTCGAAAAGGCCGGCGTCGTCGAGTCAGCGATGGCCCCCGGCAAAGGAGGAGCCGCGCAAAAGGTTTGCTCCCTTAACATGGATACTCTTGAAATCGCATTCCCGACCAAAGACGTCATTCCGCGGGAGATCCGCAAAACCGAAATTTCGGTCGGCCACTTCACCGATTTGCAGATCAAACCCACTTGCGGCATATGCACGCGGGATTCCATCATCGGCATCTTTGACGATCCGCGCTACTTCCTGGACCCGGATCGGCTCAAAGCCAAAATCCTGTGGTTCGGCCAAGGTTATATCGAATACAAGATCCCGAATTATTTGATGGGGGATGAAAATCCGGAGGAGCTTGAAATTTCGATGGAAATTTCCTCGGAGGCCCCGCTGACCAACAATAACTGGCCTTCGGACATCACGTTTATCGTGAACGGGGTCGAAGTGGGCATGTGGACTAGCCCTGGGGATTTCGGAGGCAAAGGCAAGCTGAACCCGCCATGGTGGTTCGAAAGCGTCAACCAGTACGGGCTGCTGAAACATCTGATCATCAAAAAAGAAGGCACCTTTATGGATGGCGTCAAATTATCCGACGTGAGCATCGACGATATCGGTATACGCAACAGCTATTGGTCCTTGCGCATCGCCGTTAAGGAAGATGCCGAGCATATCGGCGGCGTCACCCTCTTCGGACAAGGCTTCGGCAATCATAATCAGGACATCATTTTCCGCCTGTATTACACGCAGCAAGAGGAAAAACCGGAGTAA
- a CDS encoding family 43 glycosylhydrolase has translation MSTAPTETSFINPIIPQRADPWVYKHTDGYYYFTGSVPEYDRIEVRRARTIQELGEAEPVVAWRKYDKGPMSANIWAPEIHFVQGKWYIYFAAARTTETVEGLFDHRMFVLENESANPLEGEWVEKGQIKTKWESFALDATSFEHKGVQYLVWAQKDPDIVGNSNLYIASMENPWTLGSEQVMIAEPTHDWEKIGFLVNEGAAVLKRNGKIFIAFSASATDHNYCMGLLYADEDSDLLAAESWVKLPEPVFQTNEEVGQYGPGHNSFTVSPDGSQDIIVYHARNYKEIEGDPLYDPNRHARAQVFGWDDAGFPVFGIPVPDGRSFEV, from the coding sequence ATGAGTACCGCACCGACAGAAACATCGTTTATTAATCCGATTATACCGCAGAGAGCCGATCCATGGGTATACAAACATACCGACGGATATTATTATTTTACCGGCTCCGTGCCGGAATACGACCGGATTGAAGTGAGGAGAGCCCGCACGATTCAGGAATTGGGCGAGGCCGAGCCTGTTGTGGCATGGCGCAAGTATGACAAAGGGCCGATGAGTGCCAACATTTGGGCGCCGGAAATCCATTTCGTGCAAGGCAAATGGTATATCTATTTTGCTGCAGCCCGCACCACGGAAACGGTTGAAGGCCTCTTCGACCATCGCATGTTCGTGTTGGAAAACGAATCGGCCAATCCGCTTGAAGGCGAATGGGTCGAGAAGGGACAGATCAAAACCAAATGGGAAAGCTTTGCCCTTGATGCCACTTCATTTGAGCATAAAGGCGTGCAATATCTTGTATGGGCACAGAAGGACCCTGACATTGTCGGGAATTCCAATCTGTACATCGCTTCCATGGAAAACCCGTGGACCCTTGGTTCGGAACAAGTGATGATTGCCGAGCCGACGCATGATTGGGAAAAGATTGGCTTTCTGGTGAATGAGGGAGCAGCGGTATTGAAGCGCAACGGAAAGATATTCATTGCGTTCTCTGCGAGCGCGACCGATCACAATTATTGCATGGGACTTCTTTATGCCGATGAGGACAGCGATCTTCTGGCGGCGGAAAGCTGGGTCAAGCTTCCGGAGCCCGTGTTCCAGACGAACGAGGAAGTGGGGCAATACGGACCGGGGCACAACAGTTTTACCGTATCCCCGGATGGAAGCCAGGATATTATCGTTTATCATGCACGCAACTACAAAGAGATCGAGGGCGATCCGCTGTATGATCCGAATCGGCATGCCCGCGCTCAAGTATTCGGGTGGGACGATGCGGGTTTCCCCGTATTCGGCATTCCTGTGCCGGACGGCCGTTCTTTTGAAGTGTAA
- a CDS encoding extracellular solute-binding protein — MKRKKGLVSMAFVLLMAVVLAGCGSNDKNTITFWTPLTGEDGAYMDQLVKEYNATEPEIKVKHVVTSDMYTKLSTVINSGKGIPDLTIIHADRVPGYVKQNVLEPMTNVLAGQPEIKEENYLPQAWSTGNIDGTQYTVPLDIHSNVMYYNKDLLKKYGVESFLDDNVVTIDEMLSLQGKLDEGDYVVNDALFGWVVLGQLQNVGGDVQKDGKPSINTPEMKQVYESIKKVADAGLMTPFGEDGYLMFQSGNVLFSTDGTWSSTAHAAVEGLNFGVTNVYSTTADKFTNRSSSHLFAMMKNEARTDEKEQGIGKFLEFIRQNSMEWAKAGQTVASKQVIENPEYKNYMQSFFTSNDKEIESLYIYTYEYYPYIAEVVDKYSVDIVRGNVDLDETLQTMQKEVEDKIAQGSSGAQ; from the coding sequence GTGAAACGTAAAAAAGGTTTAGTATCCATGGCATTTGTCTTGTTAATGGCTGTTGTGCTCGCAGGCTGCGGCTCGAACGACAAAAATACGATTACGTTCTGGACGCCATTGACGGGTGAAGATGGAGCGTACATGGATCAACTGGTCAAAGAATATAATGCCACCGAACCGGAAATCAAAGTAAAACATGTAGTCACTTCTGACATGTATACGAAACTGTCCACTGTAATCAACTCCGGCAAAGGTATTCCGGATCTGACAATTATCCACGCTGACCGCGTGCCTGGATACGTTAAGCAAAACGTACTGGAACCGATGACGAACGTGCTTGCCGGACAGCCGGAGATCAAGGAAGAAAATTACTTGCCGCAAGCTTGGTCCACGGGTAACATCGATGGCACGCAATATACCGTTCCTCTCGATATTCATAGCAACGTCATGTATTACAACAAAGACTTGTTGAAGAAATACGGCGTCGAATCTTTCCTGGACGACAACGTTGTGACCATCGACGAAATGCTTTCCCTGCAAGGGAAGCTGGATGAGGGGGACTATGTCGTCAATGATGCCCTGTTTGGTTGGGTTGTTCTGGGCCAATTGCAGAACGTCGGCGGAGACGTACAGAAAGACGGTAAACCTTCGATCAATACACCGGAAATGAAACAGGTTTACGAAAGCATCAAGAAAGTTGCCGATGCCGGCCTGATGACCCCATTCGGCGAAGATGGGTACTTGATGTTCCAATCCGGCAACGTACTGTTCTCTACGGACGGCACATGGAGTTCCACGGCGCATGCGGCCGTTGAAGGTTTGAACTTTGGCGTAACGAATGTGTACTCAACGACTGCCGATAAGTTTACGAACCGTTCTTCTTCCCACTTGTTCGCCATGATGAAGAATGAAGCAAGAACCGATGAGAAGGAGCAAGGCATCGGCAAGTTCCTGGAGTTCATCCGTCAGAATTCAATGGAGTGGGCGAAAGCCGGACAGACCGTAGCAAGTAAACAGGTCATTGAGAATCCCGAATACAAAAACTACATGCAATCGTTCTTCACATCTAACGATAAAGAAATCGAATCCCTTTACATTTACACGTATGAGTATTATCCATATATTGCAGAAGTCGTGGATAAATATTCCGTAGACATCGTTCGAGGCAATGTCGACCTCGATGAAACGCTGCAGACGATGCAAAAGGAAGTTGAAGACAAGATCGCGCAAGGCAGCAGCGGAGCCCAATGA
- a CDS encoding sugar ABC transporter permease has product MNKRSFAPFLFVGPHLILFLMFILLPTIYGIYASFTKWNLINDPVWVGLDNYKTILFDTESSFHFQFYNGLKNTLIFVVLSVPPLIIIPLLVAVALEHKKVKFKGFMQAIIYIPGLISISAAALIWSLIFNKQLGITGNVFGSEISWAANQPYAWIIIIVISVWGAVGGNMIIYRASINGVPGDLYEAAEMDGAGPVRRFFSITLPSIRFPLIFTFVMTTAGAFNVFGQPLMMTKGGPQQSTHVLMMYIRQLAFGSGESVAGMASAMAVLLGLVILVISALQYYVMNRNAN; this is encoded by the coding sequence ATGAATAAACGATCTTTTGCACCGTTCCTGTTCGTTGGCCCTCACTTGATCCTGTTCCTGATGTTCATTTTGCTGCCGACGATTTACGGTATTTATGCTTCTTTCACGAAATGGAACCTGATCAACGATCCGGTATGGGTTGGATTGGATAACTATAAAACCATTTTATTCGATACCGAGTCCTCTTTCCACTTCCAGTTTTACAACGGTTTGAAGAACACATTGATCTTTGTGGTGTTAAGTGTGCCGCCTCTCATTATCATTCCGCTTCTGGTTGCGGTTGCCCTTGAGCATAAGAAGGTCAAGTTCAAAGGTTTCATGCAGGCCATTATCTACATTCCGGGTCTGATCTCCATTTCGGCGGCGGCCCTGATCTGGTCCCTTATTTTCAACAAGCAGTTGGGTATTACCGGGAATGTGTTCGGATCGGAAATATCCTGGGCGGCGAATCAGCCTTATGCATGGATTATTATTATCGTGATTTCAGTCTGGGGTGCCGTTGGTGGAAACATGATTATTTATCGTGCCTCAATCAATGGCGTTCCGGGTGATTTGTACGAGGCCGCCGAGATGGACGGTGCAGGGCCTGTGCGCAGATTTTTCAGCATTACGCTCCCTTCCATTCGTTTTCCGCTGATTTTCACGTTTGTCATGACGACAGCAGGGGCGTTTAACGTCTTCGGACAGCCTTTGATGATGACTAAAGGTGGACCGCAGCAGAGCACTCACGTGCTGATGATGTACATTCGGCAGCTGGCCTTTGGCTCCGGCGAATCGGTAGCCGGGATGGCTTCCGCGATGGCCGTGTTGCTTGGTTTGGTCATTCTGGTGATCTCCGCGCTGCAGTATTACGTGATGAACCGGAATGCCAATTAG
- a CDS encoding carbohydrate ABC transporter permease has protein sequence MAKKISISKYISYLFLISICIVWAVPVIFGITTSFRSQSEVVSAGFSLLPKEWDFGNYLAVLQNTSTAPILRWLVNSLVIAISHTALVVLIISLTGYGYTRLKFKGRDALFFTLLGISFFPGVVNLIPSYKVIEALGWVNTAWAMIIPGLAGMGNIFLVRQFMKGIPHELDESAKVDGAGEFRIYYSIILPLVKPVLIVCGLFSFIGSWNDFLWPVIVYTDVEKMPITAGLLLLQDIYGNYRMIGQLMGSAILAIIPTLLLFIFAQKYFLQSINLNSGIKG, from the coding sequence ATGGCGAAAAAAATAAGCATATCCAAATATATATCGTATCTCTTTTTGATCAGTATTTGCATCGTATGGGCTGTGCCCGTCATTTTCGGCATCACAACATCATTTCGTTCGCAGTCAGAGGTCGTATCGGCAGGTTTTAGTCTGCTTCCTAAAGAGTGGGACTTCGGCAACTATCTTGCCGTCTTGCAGAACACTTCAACCGCACCGATATTAAGATGGCTGGTGAACTCGCTTGTCATTGCCATTTCGCATACGGCGCTGGTCGTTTTGATCATTTCCCTTACGGGTTACGGTTATACGCGTCTCAAGTTTAAGGGAAGAGATGCCCTCTTCTTCACGCTGCTCGGCATTTCGTTTTTCCCTGGTGTCGTCAATCTGATTCCTTCATATAAAGTGATCGAAGCGCTGGGCTGGGTTAATACCGCCTGGGCGATGATCATCCCGGGGCTTGCGGGTATGGGGAATATCTTCCTCGTTCGTCAGTTCATGAAAGGCATTCCGCATGAATTGGACGAATCCGCCAAAGTGGATGGAGCAGGTGAGTTCAGAATTTACTATTCCATTATTTTGCCGCTCGTGAAACCGGTACTGATCGTCTGTGGTCTGTTCTCGTTTATCGGGTCTTGGAACGACTTCCTCTGGCCTGTTATCGTGTACACGGATGTCGAAAAAATGCCGATCACGGCAGGATTGCTGCTGCTGCAGGATATCTACGGAAACTACCGGATGATCGGACAATTGATGGGGTCTGCGATTTTGGCCATCATTCCGACACTGCTTCTGTTTATTTTTGCCCAAAAATATTTCCTTCAATCCATTAACCTCAATTCCGGGATTAAAGGGTAA
- a CDS encoding NCS2 family permease, with translation MDRFFKLKENGTTVRTEVVAGLTTFMTMAYILFVNTLFLGQAGAGMSDNAVFFATAVGAGLMTIIMGLFVNIPIALAPGMGLNAYFMTVVLSSNGAITWQAALGAVFISGIVFIILTVTRIRQMLLVAVPQTLKIAITVGIGLFITIVGFKLANLVAVTVNVAPDADLSKPIPGSSFNLSLGNFITHHDALLALIGLLLIAVLMVMRVKGALLIGIVATTLIGIPMGVTNLDGLSTASWLPNFSDLAVGQLDLKGAISLGLFEIIFIFTFVELFDTFGTMVGTATRMGIMKDKKKGEKTIGKAMLVDAVGVSAGAALGTSTITAFVESASGVEAGGRTGLTSVTTGLLFILSLFIAPLALVVPSAATAPALIIVGVLMMSQVREIEWNDFLQAFPAFLTIVLMPFTGGIANGISAGIVSYVVLAVFGNLVTERKVKIHWLMWILAIIVICRFVFMGGE, from the coding sequence ATGGATCGGTTCTTTAAATTAAAAGAAAACGGAACGACCGTCAGAACGGAGGTTGTTGCGGGACTTACCACATTCATGACGATGGCGTACATCCTGTTCGTCAATACGTTGTTCCTTGGACAAGCTGGTGCCGGCATGTCGGACAATGCGGTATTTTTTGCGACTGCCGTCGGGGCGGGTTTGATGACCATTATTATGGGGTTGTTCGTTAACATCCCGATCGCGCTTGCGCCGGGTATGGGGCTGAATGCGTACTTCATGACCGTGGTTCTCAGTTCAAATGGAGCGATTACTTGGCAGGCTGCACTCGGTGCCGTCTTTATCTCGGGTATCGTATTCATTATTCTCACTGTGACCCGCATTCGCCAGATGCTGCTTGTTGCCGTGCCGCAAACGTTGAAGATTGCCATCACGGTCGGTATCGGTCTTTTCATTACAATTGTTGGTTTCAAATTGGCCAACCTGGTTGCAGTGACGGTAAACGTTGCGCCGGATGCTGACCTGAGCAAGCCTATTCCGGGCAGCAGTTTCAATTTGTCGCTGGGTAACTTCATCACGCATCATGATGCGCTGCTGGCATTGATCGGTCTTTTGCTGATTGCCGTATTAATGGTTATGCGGGTCAAAGGTGCGCTGCTCATCGGTATCGTGGCTACTACGCTGATCGGTATCCCGATGGGGGTGACCAACCTTGATGGTTTGTCCACTGCCAGCTGGTTGCCTAACTTCAGTGATCTGGCAGTGGGTCAGCTTGATCTGAAAGGCGCGATTAGCCTTGGACTGTTTGAGATCATTTTCATTTTTACATTTGTAGAACTGTTTGACACGTTCGGGACGATGGTGGGTACCGCGACACGGATGGGCATCATGAAAGACAAGAAAAAAGGCGAGAAAACGATCGGTAAAGCGATGCTCGTTGATGCTGTCGGTGTCAGCGCGGGTGCTGCGCTGGGGACGAGCACGATTACGGCGTTCGTGGAAAGTGCTTCGGGCGTAGAGGCTGGTGGGCGTACAGGCCTTACCTCGGTAACGACAGGTCTGTTGTTTATCCTTTCCTTGTTCATTGCGCCTCTTGCGCTGGTCGTACCGTCCGCTGCGACGGCTCCTGCCCTGATTATCGTGGGTGTGCTGATGATGAGCCAAGTGCGCGAAATTGAGTGGAATGATTTTCTGCAGGCGTTTCCGGCATTCCTGACCATCGTACTCATGCCTTTCACGGGCGGGATTGCGAACGGGATCTCGGCGGGGATTGTATCCTATGTCGTATTGGCAGTGTTCGGTAACCTGGTTACCGAACGCAAGGTGAAGATTCACTGGTTAATGTGGATATTAGCGATCATTGTGATTTGTCGCTTTGTATTTATGGGCGGGGAATAA